The following proteins come from a genomic window of Geomonas sp. RF6:
- a CDS encoding aminotransferase class I/II-fold pyridoxal phosphate-dependent enzyme produces the protein MNQTSSRGGARGRLTLPILPRRHHALLGGTVDYDDCLCAVQHLLDPRKLVQGESLARYETEFARTIGVKYGISFSSGRVGLYGLLRALGVETEDEVLLQAPTHIVVANAIRYTGATPIYVDCLPQNYNMDMADAERKVTPRCKVLLLQHTFGIPAQLTEAQEFARRHGLVLIEDCVHALGSRFNGRPVGSFGRAAFFSTEETKTISTTMGGMVVTDDPQLAEKMREFQAECAPPPPALAARYLVKLLMYFVLGHPWIHYYSRATYELLGKRLPLPRPTVRDELLGLKPWRYEQRLSNAQAAVGLCQLADLGRIVAHRRSISEYYHGALGALGYAVPVLPAGAEPAYVRFPVWVADRAQLVRLSTSRLVLGTWFTSVLEEAMTPECGGYIKGSCPNAEEAARHLVNLPTHPRITAADARDLVALFRSEAMAQAIPVVPVSQLKGGNEERVPRRVSEPRAHSPFL, from the coding sequence GTGAACCAGACATCCAGCAGGGGGGGGGCGCGAGGTCGCCTGACTCTCCCTATTTTACCCCGGCGCCATCATGCCCTGCTCGGGGGGACGGTCGACTATGACGACTGCCTCTGCGCGGTGCAGCATCTGCTCGATCCGCGAAAGCTCGTGCAGGGAGAGTCGCTCGCGCGCTACGAGACGGAGTTTGCCCGCACCATCGGGGTAAAGTACGGCATAAGCTTTTCCAGCGGACGCGTCGGTCTCTACGGCCTGTTGCGCGCGCTCGGAGTAGAGACGGAAGACGAGGTCCTGCTCCAGGCTCCGACGCATATAGTGGTGGCAAATGCCATCCGCTACACCGGCGCGACCCCGATCTATGTCGACTGCCTGCCGCAGAACTACAACATGGACATGGCCGACGCGGAGCGAAAGGTCACCCCCCGCTGCAAGGTACTCCTGCTGCAGCACACCTTCGGGATACCGGCACAGCTTACCGAGGCGCAGGAGTTTGCCAGGCGCCACGGCCTCGTGCTCATCGAGGACTGCGTGCACGCCCTCGGCTCGCGTTTCAACGGCAGGCCGGTGGGGAGTTTCGGGCGGGCCGCCTTCTTCAGTACTGAGGAGACGAAGACAATCTCCACCACCATGGGGGGGATGGTGGTGACGGACGATCCGCAGCTGGCGGAAAAGATGCGGGAATTTCAGGCGGAATGCGCCCCTCCACCACCTGCGCTGGCAGCGCGCTACCTGGTGAAGCTCCTCATGTACTTTGTTCTGGGGCACCCGTGGATCCACTACTACAGCCGTGCCACCTATGAGCTGCTCGGCAAGCGCCTGCCATTGCCGAGGCCGACGGTGCGCGATGAGCTCCTCGGGCTGAAACCGTGGCGCTACGAGCAGAGGCTGAGCAACGCGCAGGCGGCAGTGGGACTGTGCCAGCTGGCCGACCTCGGCCGAATCGTCGCGCACCGCCGCAGCATCTCGGAGTATTACCACGGGGCGCTTGGCGCACTCGGGTACGCGGTGCCGGTACTCCCTGCGGGGGCGGAACCTGCCTATGTGCGCTTTCCGGTATGGGTGGCGGACCGGGCCCAGCTGGTGCGGCTTTCCACCTCGCGCCTCGTGCTCGGCACCTGGTTCACCTCCGTCCTTGAAGAGGCGATGACCCCGGAGTGCGGTGGCTATATCAAAGGCTCCTGCCCCAATGCGGAGGAGGCGGCGAGGCACCTGGTGAACCTCCCCACCCATCCGCGCATCACGGCGGCCGATGCCCGTGACCTCGTCGCGCTCTTCCGGAGCGAGGCGATGGCGCAGGCAATACCCGTTGTGCCGGTTTCTCAACTGAAGGGGGGAAATGAGGAGAGAGTGCCGCGACGGGTGAGTGAGCCGCGCGCCCACTCCCCTTTCCTGTAG
- the tatA gene encoding twin-arginine translocase TatA/TatE family subunit — protein MFGLGMPELIIIAVIALIVVGPGKIPQLGQALGSGIRNFKKATTEDDFVQINEKAQ, from the coding sequence ATGTTCGGATTAGGAATGCCGGAACTCATAATTATCGCAGTCATAGCCCTCATCGTCGTAGGACCCGGGAAGATCCCGCAGTTGGGGCAAGCCCTCGGCAGCGGGATCAGGAACTTCAAGAAAGCAACGACCGAAGACGACTTCGTGCAGATCAACGAGAAGGCCCAGTAG
- a CDS encoding fumarate hydratase — MSVSRRDFLKKSATVSALSAAALMGVNRINAEGASEELETEPVVAPTKGDRKAPAFKVQDPYPLGPDKTKYTLLTDKYVSVTKVNGKEMLQIDPKGLTFLANAAMKDVSFLLRPAHLEQVAAILSDPEASDNDRYVATTMLRNAEVAAQFRLPICQDTGTATIFAKKGQRVLVAGSDEHFLSAGVYKTYTEEDLRYSQTIPLDMYEEINNGVNLPAQIDVMATTGMEYKFLFVAKGGGSANKTMLFQETKAVLNPASLEKFLVEKMKSLGTAACPPYHLAFVVGGTSAEACLKTVKLASTKYLDTLPTSGNKAGQAFRDLELEKKLLQAAYKCGYGAQFGGKYFALDVRVIRLPRHGASCPIGMGVSCSADRNVKAKIDRNGIWLEELERNPGRFLPISARMKTDDGVKIDVNAPMKEVLAQISKYPVGTRLSLSGTVIVARDIAHTKFKERLDKGLGLPEYLTKHPIYYAGPAKTPQGYASGSFGPTTAGRMDSYVELLQANGGSMIMIAKGNRSKQVTDACKKNGGFYLGSIGGPAAILAKENIRKVECLDYPELGMESVWKIEVVDFPAFILVDDKGNDLYKKITG; from the coding sequence ATGTCGGTTAGCAGAAGGGATTTTCTGAAGAAAAGTGCAACCGTTTCGGCGCTTTCGGCAGCAGCGCTGATGGGAGTCAACAGGATCAATGCAGAGGGGGCGTCCGAAGAGCTGGAAACAGAGCCGGTCGTTGCGCCTACCAAGGGTGACCGCAAGGCCCCCGCCTTCAAGGTCCAGGACCCTTACCCCCTGGGGCCGGACAAGACGAAATACACGCTCCTCACCGACAAGTACGTATCCGTCACCAAGGTGAACGGCAAGGAGATGTTGCAGATCGACCCGAAGGGGCTGACCTTCCTTGCCAACGCCGCCATGAAGGACGTCAGCTTCCTCCTCAGGCCCGCTCACCTGGAGCAGGTCGCGGCCATCCTCTCCGATCCCGAGGCTTCCGACAACGACCGTTATGTGGCGACGACGATGCTGCGCAACGCCGAGGTCGCGGCGCAGTTCCGTCTCCCGATCTGTCAGGACACCGGCACCGCCACCATCTTCGCGAAGAAAGGGCAGCGAGTGCTGGTAGCCGGCAGCGACGAGCACTTCCTTTCCGCCGGTGTGTACAAGACATATACCGAGGAGGACCTGCGCTACTCCCAGACCATCCCGCTCGACATGTACGAGGAGATCAACAACGGCGTGAACCTCCCGGCCCAGATCGACGTCATGGCGACGACCGGGATGGAGTACAAGTTCCTCTTCGTGGCCAAAGGGGGTGGCTCGGCTAACAAGACGATGCTCTTCCAGGAGACGAAGGCAGTGCTGAACCCCGCGAGCCTGGAGAAGTTCCTGGTAGAAAAGATGAAGAGTCTCGGCACCGCGGCGTGCCCTCCGTACCACCTCGCCTTCGTCGTCGGCGGCACCTCCGCTGAAGCGTGTCTGAAGACTGTGAAGCTCGCCTCCACGAAGTACCTGGACACTCTCCCCACCTCCGGCAACAAGGCCGGCCAGGCATTCAGGGATCTGGAGCTCGAGAAAAAGCTCCTGCAGGCCGCCTACAAATGCGGGTACGGCGCACAGTTCGGCGGCAAGTACTTCGCCCTCGACGTGCGGGTCATACGCCTGCCGCGCCACGGCGCCTCCTGCCCGATCGGCATGGGGGTCTCCTGCTCGGCTGACCGAAACGTCAAGGCGAAGATCGACCGCAATGGGATCTGGCTCGAGGAACTGGAGCGTAACCCGGGGCGCTTCCTTCCCATCTCCGCTCGGATGAAAACGGACGACGGCGTGAAGATCGACGTGAATGCGCCGATGAAAGAGGTCCTCGCGCAGATCAGCAAGTACCCGGTCGGCACGCGCCTCTCCCTCTCCGGCACGGTCATCGTGGCGCGCGACATCGCCCACACCAAGTTCAAGGAGAGGCTCGACAAGGGGCTGGGTCTCCCGGAGTATCTGACAAAGCACCCGATCTACTACGCGGGCCCCGCGAAGACGCCGCAGGGGTACGCCTCCGGCTCCTTCGGCCCCACCACCGCCGGCCGCATGGACTCCTACGTGGAGCTTCTCCAGGCAAACGGCGGCTCCATGATCATGATCGCCAAAGGAAACCGCAGCAAGCAGGTGACCGACGCGTGCAAAAAGAACGGCGGGTTCTACCTCGGTTCCATCGGCGGTCCCGCCGCGATTCTCGCGAAGGAGAACATCAGAAAGGTGGAATGTCTTGATTATCCGGAGCTGGGGATGGAGTCGGTGTGGAAGATCGAGGTGGTCGACTTCCCCGCCTTCATCCTCGTCGATGACAAGGGGAACGACCTGTACAAGAAGATAACCGGGTAA
- a CDS encoding transporter substrate-binding domain-containing protein: MSRLRHILLPATAPLAAILLAVALLLHAGFAHAATADASSQPVVIGGDRSYPPYEFLDRDGKPAGYNVELSRAIAEVMGMQIEFRLGSWSDARDALRDGRVDVLQGISFSQERSREIDFSIPHAVINHAVFARRGAPPISSLDDLAGKEVALHRGGIMHDQLVHSGFRGTMRLTDTPADALRLAASGRCDYALVAILPGMYLIRQLKLTNLTPMVRNIAAQKYCYGVLKGRSELLSRFNEGLAILKQTGQYDAIQAKWLGVLEPKTTDWRTVAKYAAVVVVPLLILLGAIALWTRTLHRQVALRTADLTREVAERRRAEEDLRVNQQQLVQADKMAALGVLVSGVAHEINNPTGLILLETPKLKRFFADASRILERYYEENGDFRCGGIPYSRMREIVPESLDKLQESGKRIKRIVSDLKDFARHDDRAGEELVDLNEAAGAAVRLVEHEIRKATTAFTARYGERLPRFRGSTQRIEQVIVNLILNACQALPAPDRAIELTTRYDQGVGVTLTLRDEGNGVAPENLSRLTDPFFTTKREWGGTGLGLSVSAGIVKEHGGTLSFKSTPGSGTTVAMIIPAFREEEL, encoded by the coding sequence ATGTCTCGACTGCGCCACATTTTGCTCCCCGCAACTGCCCCCTTGGCCGCCATCCTTCTGGCGGTCGCACTCCTCCTTCATGCCGGCTTCGCCCATGCTGCCACCGCCGACGCGAGCTCGCAGCCGGTCGTCATCGGGGGGGATCGCTCCTACCCTCCGTACGAATTCCTGGACCGCGACGGGAAGCCCGCGGGGTACAACGTGGAGCTTTCCAGGGCGATCGCCGAGGTCATGGGGATGCAGATCGAGTTTCGCCTCGGCAGCTGGTCCGATGCGCGCGACGCCCTGCGAGACGGAAGGGTCGACGTCCTCCAGGGAATCTCCTTTTCCCAGGAGCGCTCGCGCGAGATAGACTTCTCCATCCCCCATGCGGTCATCAACCACGCCGTCTTTGCCCGCCGCGGTGCGCCCCCCATATCGTCCCTCGACGATCTCGCGGGGAAGGAGGTGGCGCTGCATCGTGGCGGCATCATGCACGACCAGCTGGTTCACTCCGGCTTTCGCGGCACCATGCGCCTCACCGACACCCCCGCCGACGCCCTGCGTCTTGCCGCCTCCGGCCGCTGCGATTACGCCCTCGTCGCTATCCTCCCCGGGATGTACCTCATCCGCCAGCTCAAGCTCACCAATCTGACTCCGATGGTGCGAAACATTGCGGCGCAGAAGTACTGCTATGGCGTGTTGAAGGGGCGCTCGGAGCTCCTGTCAAGGTTCAACGAGGGGCTGGCCATCCTGAAGCAGACGGGGCAGTACGACGCCATCCAGGCTAAATGGCTCGGTGTGCTGGAGCCGAAGACGACCGATTGGCGCACGGTGGCAAAGTACGCGGCGGTGGTGGTCGTCCCTCTCCTGATCCTTCTCGGGGCGATAGCGCTCTGGACCCGCACGCTGCACCGGCAGGTGGCGCTGCGCACCGCGGACCTCACCCGCGAGGTGGCCGAGCGGCGGCGGGCGGAGGAGGATCTGAGGGTGAACCAGCAGCAGCTCGTGCAGGCGGACAAGATGGCGGCGCTCGGGGTCCTCGTCTCCGGCGTCGCCCACGAGATCAACAACCCCACGGGACTCATCCTCCTGGAGACGCCGAAGCTGAAGCGCTTCTTTGCGGACGCCTCCCGCATTCTCGAGCGCTACTACGAGGAAAACGGCGATTTCCGCTGCGGCGGGATTCCCTACTCGCGCATGAGGGAGATCGTCCCGGAGAGCCTGGACAAGCTGCAGGAGTCGGGGAAGCGGATAAAACGGATCGTCAGCGACCTGAAGGATTTCGCACGGCACGACGACCGGGCGGGAGAGGAACTGGTGGACCTCAATGAGGCGGCGGGCGCCGCCGTGCGTCTCGTGGAGCACGAGATCCGCAAGGCCACCACCGCCTTTACTGCCCGCTACGGCGAAAGGCTCCCGAGGTTTCGCGGCAGCACACAGCGCATCGAGCAGGTCATCGTGAACCTGATCCTGAATGCCTGCCAGGCGCTCCCCGCGCCGGACCGGGCCATCGAGCTCACGACCCGGTACGATCAGGGAGTCGGCGTGACCCTCACGCTGCGCGACGAGGGGAACGGCGTTGCGCCGGAGAACCTGTCGCGGCTCACCGATCCCTTCTTCACCACGAAACGGGAGTGGGGGGGGACGGGGCTCGGCCTCTCCGTTTCCGCCGGGATAGTGAAGGAGCACGGCGGCACTCTTTCCTTCAAGTCGACCCCCGGCAGCGGCACCACGGTCGCGATGATTATTCCGGCTTTCCGTGAGGAGGAGCTATGA